In one Saccharibacillus brassicae genomic region, the following are encoded:
- a CDS encoding TerC family protein yields MDLSLALEYGWVLLVLIALEGLLAADNALVLAIMVKPLPDEQRKKALFYGLVGAFVLRFGSLFVISFLVDVWWIQAIGAAYLLFISLNHIIKAIRSRKTETDEAEESAEGKGVGKKKVSFWGVVLKVELADLAFAVDSILAAVALAVALPPTNWGTIGGLDTGQFAVIFAGGFIGLVIMRFAANLFVGLLHSRPGLETAAFVIVGWVGVKLGMHTLGHEAIGLVPHDFVEGTLWKTTFYVVLVSIALIGWFTSKKIEVKTHEDPIREVEEQAKKLPKIDK; encoded by the coding sequence ATGGATTTGTCGTTGGCGCTAGAATACGGATGGGTACTGCTTGTACTCATCGCGCTTGAGGGCCTGCTTGCCGCGGATAACGCGCTCGTCCTGGCCATCATGGTTAAACCGCTGCCGGATGAACAGCGCAAAAAAGCTTTGTTCTACGGTCTCGTCGGAGCGTTCGTGCTTCGGTTCGGTTCCCTGTTCGTCATCTCGTTCCTCGTGGACGTATGGTGGATCCAGGCGATCGGCGCGGCTTACCTGCTGTTCATCTCGTTGAATCATATCATCAAGGCGATTCGAAGCCGAAAGACCGAGACCGACGAAGCGGAAGAATCCGCAGAAGGCAAAGGCGTCGGCAAAAAGAAAGTCAGCTTCTGGGGCGTCGTCCTCAAAGTCGAGCTGGCGGATCTCGCGTTCGCGGTCGACTCCATCCTCGCGGCTGTCGCTCTCGCGGTGGCACTACCTCCGACCAACTGGGGCACGATCGGCGGTCTGGATACCGGACAATTCGCGGTTATCTTCGCCGGCGGCTTTATCGGCCTCGTCATCATGCGTTTCGCGGCGAACCTGTTCGTCGGACTGCTTCACTCCCGTCCGGGTCTTGAAACGGCCGCTTTCGTCATCGTAGGCTGGGTCGGCGTCAAGCTCGGCATGCACACCCTCGGCCACGAAGCGATCGGACTCGTGCCGCACGATTTCGTGGAAGGCACGCTCTGGAAAACGACGTTCTACGTCGTCCTCGTCTCCATCGCCCTGATCGGCTGGTTCACGTCGAAGAAGATCGAAGTCAAAACGCACGAAGATCCGATTCGCGAAGTCGAAGAACAAGCCAAGAAGCTTCCGAAGATCGACAAGTAA